GCCTCCATGACCCGGGCGATCTGACTGTCGATCAGGGCGACGTAACCCCAATAGATCGCGATGAGCTTGCGGCTCGTCTCGAGCGGCATCGTGTCAAATGCCCAGTGGTCACTATAGTTCTGCTGCACCTGCGGCTTGCCCGAGAACGTCTCAGCAACCGACTTCGGCATCTCGATGTCTTCGGGGTCGAACATGTCGAAGTATTCGTTCGGCACGACATACGGCAGGTGCGGGCCGAAGAAGTTGAGCGCAAGGTAAAACGGCTGGCCGTCGTTGCGATAATCGGCGGCGTAGCGCTCGAGCATCTCGATCGTGCGAGTCGCGAGGTAGTACTCGAACGTCGCCTCAACCGGCTGGTGCAGCCGAGCGGCGAGCAGGTTGCCCGGCCCGCCGTTCGGCAGCGTTCCACGAATCTGATCGCTGATCTCGTATGCGGGCAGATCGTTGTCGGTCAGATATGCCAGGTAATCCTCGTGCTCGACCGGGTTGTGCCAGCCGGCGAGATCGGGGCCATCGAACTCGAAGTCGGCGGCCGAGCGCTTCGTTCCCGCGTGCCACTTGCCGATCAAACCGCAGTTGTATCCCGCGGCACGAAGATCGGCAGAGAACGCGTATTGGTCCTCGGGCAGATCCTCGATGTAACCGACATTGCGCTCGTGGTTGGCGAGCAGCTTATGCCGGAACGGCGCTTGGCCCGTGAGTAAGCTCGCCCTCGCGGGGGTGCAGATCGCGCTCGGTGTGTACCACCTGTCGAATCTCGTTCCCGTTCGCGCGAGTTCATCGAGAGCTGGGGTCTCCGCGAGCTGGTTCCCGTAGGCACCGAGCGTATCCGCTCGATGCTGATCGGTCATCAGAAAGAGGATGTTCCTGGCTTGTGACAACTTATTTGCCTGCTTTCAGGAAGAGATCACCGGTGTAGTAATCGGCAGGGTCAACCGGTTCGGGCAGCTTTCCGGCATCCACAAAGTAATCGTTCATGCCTTCGAGCCAGTCGTTCACCGTGCCGTCTTCAGTGAGCTTGTCGATCTCGTCCAGGCCCAGAATCTGCACGTTGCCCGCGTCTGCCTTCACCTGTTCCGGGTCAAGCGCTGAGAAATCGGCGGTGAGTTGAATGGACTCGTCGACGTTGTTCGCTCGGTAGTCGATGGCCTCACGAAGCACCTTCAGCACGCGGTCGAGCTTCTCTTTTTCTTTCTCGACGACGTCATTGCCCGCAACGAAGGCCGTCGGGAACGCGATGGTGTCTTCGAAGTCCTTGTTCTCGGCGAGCTCGACGAGGCCAGGCACCTGCTCCTTGACGGTCGCGAGCGCCGGATACCAGAAGCCGGCTCCGTCGACCTTCTTCGACGCGAGTGCAGAGACGATTGCCGACGGCTCCATGTTGACGACTTTGATGTCGTCTTTCGTCATGCCAGCCTTCTCGAGCGCAAGCGTGAGAATCATGTCACCCGACGTTCCCTCGGGCACGGCGACGGTCTTGCCCCGAAGGTCTTCCATCGATTCGATGCCCTCTTGGGCGACGACGCGGTCGGCCTGGCCGAGCGTGTTCATCGAGACGAGCTTTGCCTGTCCCGACGCGGGGAGCCAGAAGGCACCCGGTCCGATGTATCCGAAGTCAAGATCGCCTGTTCCCAATGCTTGAATCTGGAGCGGCCCGTTCGTGAACGGAGTCGTGGTGATGTTCACCCCGTTCTTCTCCCAGAGCCCCTGGTCCTTGGCAATTGCGAGCAGACTCGTGCCGTTGTAGTCGGCGATGTAGCCGAAGTTGACGTCGATGGCTTCGACCTCGTTGCCGGCCTCATCGGTTGCTCCGCTTGAGCAGCCTGCCAGCGCGAGCGCCACCGTGACGCTGGCGGCGACGGTGCCGAGCAGCTTTGTGGTGAATGACATGATGTGCAGTCCCTTTCATGGGGGTTGAGGCCGTCGGAGGGGGCTCCGACGGCGGGGGGGGTCCGGTGCTGTTACCGGGGTTACTGGTGATACACCGCGTGCCACACGCGATTGCGCAGCTCGGCAAACTCCGGGCTCAGCCGGACTTCTTCGGTGCGGGGGTACGGCAAATCCACATCGATGACCTCGTGGATGCGGCCTGGGCGCGCAGCCATCACGACGACGCGATTGGCGAGAAACACGGCCTCGTCGACGTCGTGCGTGATGAACATGACCGTGCGCTTCTCGCGGTTCCAGGTGTCGAGCAGCTGTTCCTGCAGCTTCACCCTCGTGAGCGCGTCGAGTGCGCCGAACGGCTCGTCCATCAACAGGATGCTGGGGTTGACGGCGTAGGCACGGGCGATGGCGCAGCGCTGCTTCATTCCGCCAGAAAGCATTTTGGGGAGGGCATCGGCGAACTGGCCGAGCCCCACCATGTCGATGAAGTGCTCGGCACGTTCGCGACGGTCCTTTGCATTCACGCCCGCGACTTTGAGACCGAACTCCACGTTCTTGCGCACCGTGAGCCAGGGGAAGAGCGCGTACTGCTGAAAGATCACGCCGCGTTCTGGCCCGGGACCGGACACGTTGCGGCCGTCGACGAGTGCCTGGCCAGCCGTCGCTTCCTCGAGACCGCCGAGAATGTTCATCAGCGTTGACTTGCCGCATCCCGACGGGCCCACGACAGTGACGAACTCGTTGTCGGCAATGTCGAGATTAACCCTTTCGAGAGCGACAAACTCTTTGTTCTTCAGTTGGAACGTCTTGCGAACGTCTTGCACTGAGATCTTTGCTGTTGT
The Paramicrobacterium chengjingii DNA segment above includes these coding regions:
- a CDS encoding ABC transporter ATP-binding protein codes for the protein MANATTTAKISVQDVRKTFQLKNKEFVALERVNLDIADNEFVTVVGPSGCGKSTLMNILGGLEEATAGQALVDGRNVSGPGPERGVIFQQYALFPWLTVRKNVEFGLKVAGVNAKDRRERAEHFIDMVGLGQFADALPKMLSGGMKQRCAIARAYAVNPSILLMDEPFGALDALTRVKLQEQLLDTWNREKRTVMFITHDVDEAVFLANRVVVMAARPGRIHEVIDVDLPYPRTEEVRLSPEFAELRNRVWHAVYHQ
- a CDS encoding sulfatase-like hydrolase/transferase; this encodes MSQARNILFLMTDQHRADTLGAYGNQLAETPALDELARTGTRFDRWYTPSAICTPARASLLTGQAPFRHKLLANHERNVGYIEDLPEDQYAFSADLRAAGYNCGLIGKWHAGTKRSAADFEFDGPDLAGWHNPVEHEDYLAYLTDNDLPAYEISDQIRGTLPNGGPGNLLAARLHQPVEATFEYYLATRTIEMLERYAADYRNDGQPFYLALNFFGPHLPYVVPNEYFDMFDPEDIEMPKSVAETFSGKPQVQQNYSDHWAFDTMPLETSRKLIAIYWGYVALIDSQIARVMEAMTRLGLVDDTAVFFSCDHGEFTGSHRLHDKGPAMYEDIYRTPGIVRIPGAPEGQVRREFVSLLDCTATFLELAGLDTSPAVDSRSLVPLIEGETPEWQEDIVCEFHGHHFPYPQRMLRNDRYKLIVNPDSVNELYDLERDPDELLNVYALPDMAQTRNEMMERLYALLVERGDKFYHWMTSMYPVGGVAYDPSLSGFDDEAYQK
- a CDS encoding aliphatic sulfonate ABC transporter substrate-binding protein — its product is MSFTTKLLGTVAASVTVALALAGCSSGATDEAGNEVEAIDVNFGYIADYNGTSLLAIAKDQGLWEKNGVNITTTPFTNGPLQIQALGTGDLDFGYIGPGAFWLPASGQAKLVSMNTLGQADRVVAQEGIESMEDLRGKTVAVPEGTSGDMILTLALEKAGMTKDDIKVVNMEPSAIVSALASKKVDGAGFWYPALATVKEQVPGLVELAENKDFEDTIAFPTAFVAGNDVVEKEKEKLDRVLKVLREAIDYRANNVDESIQLTADFSALDPEQVKADAGNVQILGLDEIDKLTEDGTVNDWLEGMNDYFVDAGKLPEPVDPADYYTGDLFLKAGK